A stretch of DNA from Thermocrinis sp.:
AAAGTTCTTTTGCCTTCTCAGCATCAATTTCCTTTAGTTTGGTATAAACCTCCCTTGCCTTAGACGTTTTGCCAAGCCTGACGTAACCAACTCCGAGTTTGAAAAGAAGATCGGGATCGTCGGGTTTGTCTTCCAACTCCCTTTTTAGGTCCTCTATGTATTTTTCTACCAGTTGTTCTCCCATTTTGCTAAAAATTCCCTTGTAATCTTTCATCTTAACTCTCCACCGTAGAATCTGTAGTTTAGCCCTTTAATTCTTTCTAAGTTAGAAAGCACCACATCCTCTATATAGGGATTGTAAGATATTACGATCACATCGCAGGCAAAGCCTCCATCTTCTAGAAAGTTCCTTGCGGAATTGAGAAATTCTCTGAGCACCTCGTCCTGCTCCAGTTCAAAAGGAGCTCCAAGGAAGTGATGACTTATGCCTAAATAACTACCTGGATTGACCCTCACGCTTAGCCTTAGAGGATTTAATGCTTCTATAAGTTTAGCCTTTGAATTAGCGTAGCTCAGTCCAAACATAAGCATGGCGTCGGTTATGATGTGTTTTGAGTTTAAGGAAACAAATTGTCTAAAGCCAGTTTCTTTAAAGTCCAGCTTTAGGTTATCCTTTTGCGTTTCTACCCAATNNNNNNNNNNNNNNNNNNNNNNNNNNNNNNNNNNNNNNNNNNNNNNNNNNNNNNNNNNNNNNNNNNNNNNNNNNNNNNNNNNNNNNNNNNNNNNNNNNNNATGTTTGGTCTGTTGAGAAAAAAACCAGTTGATAAACTTGTAGAGGTCCTTGGAAGGGAAAAAGTTTCTTTATCTTTGGTAGAGAGAAAGCTTTACTCCTACGATGCTACTCCAATCCCAGTGGAGAGGACTGTGCCTTCTGCCGTAGTTTTTCCCACATGCCAAGAGGACGTGCAAAAACTCGTAAAGGTTTGTTATGAGGAGGATATTCCCATCTTTCCAAGAGGTGCAGGGTCAGGTTTAACTGGCGGTGCGGTGCCTACTTTGGAAAAGGGTGTGGTGGTCTCCTTTGAGAGGATGAACCGTTTTTACGTAGATTTGGATAATGCAACCGCAGTGGTTGAGCCAGGAGTTATAACCTACGATTTTCAACAAGAGGTAGAAAAACTTGGGCTCTTTTATCCACCAGACCCCTCTTCCTTTAAATACTCCACCATAGGCGGAAACATTGCAGAAAATGCGGGTGGCCCAAGGTGTTTGAAGTATGGAGTTACAAGGGAATACGTTTTGGGACTTACCACCGTCATAAAAGAGGGGCACGTTTTAAAAACAGGAAATCCTGTTATAAAGGATGTGGCGGGATACGATCTAACCAAGCTG
This window harbors:
- a CDS encoding tetratricopeptide repeat protein, which translates into the protein MKDYKGIFSKMGEQLVEKYIEDLKRELEDKPDDPDLLFKLGVGYVRLGKTSKAREVYTKLKEIDAEKAKELLDMMYEV